In the Qipengyuania gelatinilytica genome, GGCGCCGCTGGCAATCTGGAGACCGCCGCCAAAGCACACGCCGTGGACCGCCGCGATCACCGGCACGGGGCACTTGCGCCACGTCATGGCGACTTCCTGGAAGGTGTTCGCATTGCCATGCGTCCGCTCGGTCAGCGGCTTGCGCTCGCCATCGGGCGCGGCGGTGAAGCTCGATACGTCGAGGCCCGCGCAGAAAGCGCGCCCCTCGCCCGCCAGCACCACGGCGCGCAAGCCCTTCATTTCGCGCAGTTCCTCACCCGCCGCGATGATTGCCTCGAATTGCGCCGGATCGAGCGCATTCATCTTGTCCGGGCGGTTGAAGCGGACCTGTGCGACGCCGTTGTCGGCAAGGTCAATCGTAACGCGGTTCTCGGTGATCATGGCGTTCCTGCACTCTGCGGTATTCGGAAGGCCTTTCCTGCTTTATCGCGCCGCGACTGTCCAGCGCGCCGCCTTCGACAACGCGGATCGGCTCGCCATCGCCGCGGCGGCGCGAGCCCAGCTGGTAACCGCCTTCAGGATGCGTGTGGACCAGCCAGCCGAGCTGAGAGACCGCCAGCTTGGCGCGCAGGCGCGAGACATGGACCTCGAGCGAGTTCGTTTCCGGCTCGTGCCGCAGGCGCCAGACATCCTGCAAGAGCTCCTTGCGGCTGACCTGCCGGTGCGGCGTTTCCGCCAGCCGCCAGAGCAGGCCGAATTCGCGCGGATGCAGGCCGATCCAGCGATCTTTCAGGCGGGCATCGCGGTGGAAGAGGTCGAGCACCAGGGGCCCCGCACGGCGCAGTTGCGGAATGCTTTTCGCAAGACCTTCCAACTTGAGCAGGCGCGCGGCGAGTTCCACCAGCGCGTGCTGCGAATCGAGTGCATCGCCGAAACCTTCGCTCAGCAGCTGGGCGCGGGTTTCGGCATCATCGACGCCGATCACGATCACGTTCTGCTTGTTCTGCAAAAGCCCCCAGTCGGGACAGCGGCATCCCACCCGCCAGTCGAGCAGGGCGGGAATGCCGTGCGGCAGCGCCTCGCAGCGGAAGAAGGAATGTAATGTCCAGCCCATGAGCCGGAGGTCCCAGCGCCCCGGAGGGCTGGGAGACACGGAGAGCCATGAATATTCGGCGAGCGACATAAGGGACTCCTATCCCCACCCGTCGCTTAACCAATGGCTGATGTTGGATTTTTCCGGAATTCCGGATGACTACCTAGTGTTTCGCATGCTCCGTAAGGAACTTCTTGATGTTGCGCGCGGCCTGCCGGATGCGCTGCTCGTTCTCGACCATGGCGATGCGCACGAAGCCCTCGCCTTCCTCGCCGAAACCGACGCCTGCCGCCACGGCAACTTCCGCTTCCTGCAGGAGTTTCTTGGAGAATTCGAGGCTGCCCATATGCTCGAACCCCTTGGGCAGCGGGGCCCAGGTGAACATGCTGGCGGGCGGCGAAGGGATCTCCCAACCCGCGCGGGTGAAGCTTTCGACCATGACATCGCGCCGTGCCTGGTAGCGGGCGCGGTTCTGCTCGACGACATCCTGCGGGCCGTTGAGCGCGGCACAGGCGGCTGCCTGCACGGGAGTGAAGGCGCCATAGTCGAGATAGCTCTTCACGCGCGTCAGGGCCGAAATCAGCTTCTTGTTGCCGACGCAGAAACCGATGCGCCACCCCGCCATGGAGAAGGTCTTCGACATGGAGGTGAACTCGACCGCCACATCCTTAGCGCCCGGCACCTCGAGGATCGAGCGCGTGGGATTGCCGTCGTAATAGAGTTCGGAATAGGCGAGGTCGGACAGTACCCAGACCTCGTTCTTGCGCGCCCAGTCGACCAGCCGCTCGTAGAAGGCGAGGTCGACCGTCTCTGCCGTGGGATTGCTGGGATAGTTGACCACCAGCACTGTGGGGCGCGGAACGGTATAGGCCATCGCGTTGTCCAGCGCGCGCCAATAGCGTTCGTCGGGCGTGGTCGGCACGCTGCGGATCGTGGCGCCGGCAATGATGAAGCCGTAGGTGTGGATCGGATAGGCCGGGCTCGGCGCGAGGATGACATCGCCCGGCGCGCTGATCGCAGTCGCCATCGAGGACAGGCCCTCTTTCGAGCCCATCGTGACCACGACTTCGCTTTCGGGATCGAGTTCGACCCCGAAGCGGCGCTGGTAATAGTTCGCCTGTGCGCGGCGCAGGCCGGGAATGCCCTTGGACTGCGAATAGCCGTGCGCGGTGGGCTTGGACGCCACTTCGCACAGCTTGTCGATCACATGCTGCGGCGGGGGCTGGTCGGGATTGCCCATCCCCAGATCGATAATGTCGCGCCCCGCCTGCCGCGCCGCATGCCGCATCGCGTTGACCTCTGCGATGACATAGGGAGGCATGCGTTTGATGCGATAGAATTCGTCGGACATTTAGGCTCCGTTGGGCGTTGGTCTGTCACACTGATTACCTATTCGCGCCCCAAGCGCAAAGATGCTCGCTATTGCGGCAGCACGAATTATCTTGGCATGGCGACAAGCGACGCTTTCACGGCCAGAGGACACAGATGACCGAAACGCCCGATCCCTTCACCAACCTTTACGAACACCCGGCGAAGCTTGCGCGGGCGATGTTTGCTCCGCTGACGGGCGCGATCGACCCTTCGCTTATGATGGGCGACACGCCGATGAAGCCGGAAGACGCGCAGGCCTGGGCCGAAACGGGCGCGAAGCTGCAGGCGCTCTGGGCGCAATACCAGGCCGAACAGATGAGCAATCCGCAGGCGCTGGTCCCCTATTTCGATCCGGCGCGCTGGATGGCGCTGGCGACCGACTGGTACCAGCAGATGCCGATCGCGCAGCCCGAACAGCAAAAAGCGCTGTGGGACGAAGGGATGGAGCTGTGGAACGCGGTACTCGGCCAGTACGGCCTCGGCCCGAAAGCGGGCGAGAATGCCGGCGGCGATGTCGAACTGCCGCGCAAGGACCGCCGCTTCGCCGACGAGAAATGGCGGGCGCATCCGGCCTTCGCGCTGATTCACCAGACCTACCTGTTCCTTGCCGAGCGGGTGGAGCAGATGGCCGACAATATGGAGGGCCTGAACCCGCAGCAGCGCGAGCAGCTCAAGTTCACCACCAAGGCGATCACCGAGGCGGCCAGCCCGGCGAACTTCCCGCTCACAAACCCCGTCGTGATGGAACGCACGCTCGAAACCAAGGGCCAGAACCTGGTCAAGGGCATGGAACACCTGCTCGCCGATATGCGCCGCGGGCAGCTCAGTCATACCGACGCAAGCGCCTTCACGCTGGGCGAGAACATCGCGACGACCCCGGGCAAGGTCGTCCACGAAACCCCGCTCTACCAGCTGATCCAGTACAGCCCGACCACCGACAAGGTCATGGCGACCCCGCTCGTCATCTTCCCGCCGTGGATCAACCGTTTCTACATCCTCGATCTGAACGAGAAGAAGAGCTTCGTGAAATGGGCGGTCGAACAGGGCGTGACCGTCTTCATGGTCAGCTGGAAGTCGGCCGATGCCAGCATGAAGGATATCATCTGGGACGATTATGTCCGCGCCCAGATCGACGCGATCGACCATATCCGCACCCGCCTCGATGTGCCGAGCGTCCACGCGATCGGCTATTGCGTGGCCGGTACGACGCTCGCCGCTACGCTTGCCCTGCTC is a window encoding:
- a CDS encoding winged helix-turn-helix domain-containing protein, encoding MSLAEYSWLSVSPSPPGRWDLRLMGWTLHSFFRCEALPHGIPALLDWRVGCRCPDWGLLQNKQNVIVIGVDDAETRAQLLSEGFGDALDSQHALVELAARLLKLEGLAKSIPQLRRAGPLVLDLFHRDARLKDRWIGLHPREFGLLWRLAETPHRQVSRKELLQDVWRLRHEPETNSLEVHVSRLRAKLAVSQLGWLVHTHPEGGYQLGSRRRGDGEPIRVVEGGALDSRGAIKQERPSEYRRVQERHDHREPRYD
- a CDS encoding LL-diaminopimelate aminotransferase; its protein translation is MSDEFYRIKRMPPYVIAEVNAMRHAARQAGRDIIDLGMGNPDQPPPQHVIDKLCEVASKPTAHGYSQSKGIPGLRRAQANYYQRRFGVELDPESEVVVTMGSKEGLSSMATAISAPGDVILAPSPAYPIHTYGFIIAGATIRSVPTTPDERYWRALDNAMAYTVPRPTVLVVNYPSNPTAETVDLAFYERLVDWARKNEVWVLSDLAYSELYYDGNPTRSILEVPGAKDVAVEFTSMSKTFSMAGWRIGFCVGNKKLISALTRVKSYLDYGAFTPVQAAACAALNGPQDVVEQNRARYQARRDVMVESFTRAGWEIPSPPASMFTWAPLPKGFEHMGSLEFSKKLLQEAEVAVAAGVGFGEEGEGFVRIAMVENEQRIRQAARNIKKFLTEHAKH
- a CDS encoding PHA/PHB synthase family protein; this encodes MTETPDPFTNLYEHPAKLARAMFAPLTGAIDPSLMMGDTPMKPEDAQAWAETGAKLQALWAQYQAEQMSNPQALVPYFDPARWMALATDWYQQMPIAQPEQQKALWDEGMELWNAVLGQYGLGPKAGENAGGDVELPRKDRRFADEKWRAHPAFALIHQTYLFLAERVEQMADNMEGLNPQQREQLKFTTKAITEAASPANFPLTNPVVMERTLETKGQNLVKGMEHLLADMRRGQLSHTDASAFTLGENIATTPGKVVHETPLYQLIQYSPTTDKVMATPLVIFPPWINRFYILDLNEKKSFVKWAVEQGVTVFMVSWKSADASMKDIIWDDYVRAQIDAIDHIRTRLDVPSVHAIGYCVAGTTLAATLALLHRRGEEDKVKSATFFTAQVDFEKAGELLNFIDDSQLGTIKALSPDGYLDGRYMAATFNLLRGTDLIWNYVVNNYLLGEDYPAFDLLHWNGDVTNLPAKWHQQYLRDLYRDNRLVEADALSVDGTPIDLGQVRTPTYVQAGKEDHIAPAESVWRLKEHFTGPIKFVLAGSGHIAGVVNPPSSGKYQYWTNDGSPRNLAEFREGAQEHPGSWWPDWIDWLRDQDGETVAATGKRKPGGKGDKVIEDAPGRYVATR